A region of Oncorhynchus kisutch isolate 150728-3 linkage group LG29, Okis_V2, whole genome shotgun sequence DNA encodes the following proteins:
- the npy8ar gene encoding neuropeptide Y receptor Y8a: MTNNSSSPGIWETTDWSESGQCPPSVCGATFLIVAYSTVIAVGLLGNVGLVFIIGRQKELRNVTNILIANLSCSDILMCVVCLPVTVIYTLMDRWVLGEALCKVTPFVQCVSVTVSIFSLVLIALERHQLILHPTGWSPAAGHSYLAVGLTWLVACLISLPFLSYNILTDDPFQNLTLPANPFRDHVICMEKWPTDRHRLAYTTFLLLFQYCVPLLLVLLCYLRIFLRLRRRRDMVERIRNARGAQRINAMLAAIVAAFALCWLPLNVFNTIFDWHHQVLPACQHDALFSACHLTAMASTCVNPVVYGFLNSNFQKELKVQLQRCHCGLGAPESYENFPLSTVGSEGITKMSTLNRAGSMSTALPPRAEPSVSIRS; encoded by the exons ATGACCAATAACAGCAGCTCCCCTGGCATCTGGGAGACCACTGATTGGTCCGAGTCAGGCCAGTGCCCGCCCTCGGTGTGCGGGGCCACATTCCTTATTGTGGCCTACAGCACGGTGATCGCGGTGGGGTTACTAGGCAACGTGGGCCTGGTGTTCATCATTGGGCGGCAGAAGGAGCTGCGTAACGTCACCAACATTCTGATCGCCAACCTGTCCTGCTCGGACATCctgatgtgtgtggtgtgtctgccAGTCACCGTCATCTACACTCTGATGGACCGCTGGGTATTGGGGGAGGCACTCTGCAAG gtCACTCCGTTTGTACAGTGTGTGTCAGTGACGGTGTCTATATTCTCCCTGGTGTTGATTGCGTTGGAGCGCCATCAGTTGATCCTGCACCCTACTGGCTGGTCCCCAGCAGCAGGCCACTCCTACCTGGCCGTAGGTCTCACCTGGTTGGTCGCCTGCTTAAtatccctccccttcctatcCTACAACATTCTGACTGACGATCCCTTCCAGAACCTCACACTGCCCGCCAACCCCttcag agacCATGTGATCTGTATGGAGAAATGGCCGACAGATAGACACCGTCTGGCCTACACCACCTTCCTGCTGCTGTTCCAGTACTGCGTCCCCCTGCTATTGGTGCTGCTCTGCTACCTCCGCATTTTCCTACGCCTACGTCGACGCAG ggacatgGTGGAGCGGATCCGGAATGCCCGAGGAGCCCAGAGGATCAATGCTATGCTGGCGGCCATCGTAGCTGCCTTCGCCCTCTGCTGGCTGCCGCTCAATGTGTTCAACACGATATTCGACTGGCACCACCAGGTGCTGCCCGCCTGCCAGCACGATGCTTTGTTCTCTGCCTGCCACCTCACTGCAATGGCCTCCACCTGTGTCAACCCTGTG gtgtacgGCTTCCTGAACAGTAACTTTCAAAAGGAGTTGAAGGTTCAGCTGCAGCGCTGCCACTGTGGCTTGGGGGCGCCAGAGAGCTATGAGAATTTCCCGCTCTCTACCGTCGGCAGCGAGGGGATAACCAAGATGTCAACGCTGAACCGGGCAGGGTCAATGAGCACCGCGCTGCCTCCACGGGCCGAGCCCAGTGTTAGCATACGCAGCTAA